One segment of Agrococcus sp. ProA11 DNA contains the following:
- a CDS encoding ribose-phosphate diphosphokinase has protein sequence MGSIVAKNRKHLVLATGRSHPELASAVAAEIGTELMDVDSRTFANGEIYARFEGSVRGSDAFILQSYSRPVNEWLMEQLIMVDALKRASAKRITVVMPYYPYSRQDKKGRGREPISARLIADLFKTAGADRIMSIDIHASQIQGFFNGPFDHLFGMPVLLEHFRHTLDPETLTVVSPDMGRVRVADVWSDKLGVPLAIIHKRRDPLVPNQVSVHEIVGNVEGRTCLLVDDMIDTGRTIVKAAEALKANGATNVVVAATHAIFSDPASEILNSDVIDKVVVTDTLPLRDDQRFEKLEVLSIAPLLARAITEVFEDGSVTSLFDGAA, from the coding sequence GTGGGATCGATCGTCGCGAAGAACCGCAAGCACCTCGTCCTGGCAACAGGACGCTCGCACCCGGAGCTCGCGAGCGCCGTGGCCGCCGAGATCGGCACCGAGCTGATGGATGTCGACAGTCGCACCTTCGCGAACGGCGAGATCTACGCCCGCTTCGAGGGCTCGGTGCGCGGCTCGGACGCGTTCATCCTGCAGTCGTACAGCCGGCCGGTGAACGAGTGGCTCATGGAGCAGCTCATCATGGTGGATGCGCTCAAGCGCGCGTCGGCGAAACGCATCACCGTCGTCATGCCGTACTACCCCTACTCCCGGCAGGACAAGAAGGGCCGCGGCCGCGAGCCGATCTCCGCGCGACTGATCGCCGACCTCTTCAAGACCGCCGGCGCCGACCGCATCATGTCGATCGACATCCACGCCTCGCAGATCCAGGGATTCTTCAACGGGCCGTTCGACCACCTCTTCGGCATGCCGGTGCTGCTGGAGCACTTCCGGCACACGCTCGACCCCGAGACGCTGACGGTCGTCTCTCCCGACATGGGGCGCGTGCGCGTCGCCGACGTCTGGAGCGACAAGCTGGGCGTTCCGCTCGCGATCATCCACAAGCGCCGCGACCCGCTGGTGCCGAACCAGGTGTCGGTGCACGAGATCGTCGGCAACGTGGAGGGCCGCACCTGCCTGCTGGTCGACGACATGATCGACACCGGCCGCACGATCGTGAAGGCCGCTGAGGCGCTGAAGGCCAACGGTGCCACCAATGTCGTCGTCGCCGCGACGCACGCGATCTTCTCCGACCCGGCATCCGAGATCCTGAACTCCGACGTGATCGACAAGGTCGTGGTCACCGACACGCTGCCGCTGCGCGACGACCAGCGCTTCGAGAAACTCGAGGTGCTCTCCATCGCCCCGCTGCTGGCGCGTGCCATCACGGAGGTCTTCGAGGACGGCTCCGTCACGAGCCTGTTCGACGGCGCCGCCTGA
- a CDS encoding methyltransferase domain-containing protein, whose product MTATSVALDCAYFDADRCRSCTLLATPYARQLAQQQARIEALLPTLVWDAPVESAVGGFRNKAKMAVAGTVAAPTLGILAADGSGIDLQACPLHERPLVAAMPALEALVREARLTPYDVPSRRGELKHLILTASPDGELALRIVLRSTEALPRIRKHLDVLAALPLTSVSVNLQPEHKAVLEGDDEMLLAGSGVLVMRVNDIGLRLRPRSFFQTNTVVAAALYREATAWIDEAAPASLLDLYCGVGGFALHAARAGRRVQGVEVTAEAIDAARETAAELGVDASFAVGDATGVDLEGVGAPELVVVNPPRRGIGTLAARLESSAVDRVIYSSCNPVTLAKDLAAMPSLRPVRGRVFDMFPHTEHAEVLVELARR is encoded by the coding sequence ATGACGGCGACGAGCGTGGCGCTCGACTGCGCCTACTTCGACGCCGACCGCTGCCGCTCCTGCACGCTGCTGGCGACGCCGTATGCGCGGCAGCTCGCCCAGCAGCAGGCGCGGATCGAGGCGCTGCTGCCGACGCTCGTCTGGGATGCGCCGGTCGAGAGCGCCGTCGGCGGCTTCCGCAACAAGGCGAAGATGGCCGTCGCCGGCACCGTCGCCGCGCCGACGCTCGGGATCCTCGCCGCTGACGGCAGCGGGATCGACCTGCAGGCATGCCCGCTCCACGAGCGACCGCTTGTGGCCGCGATGCCGGCGCTGGAGGCGCTCGTGCGCGAGGCGCGCCTCACGCCCTACGACGTGCCGAGCCGGCGCGGCGAGCTCAAGCACCTCATCCTGACCGCATCGCCCGACGGCGAGCTGGCGCTGCGCATCGTGCTCCGCTCGACCGAGGCGCTGCCGCGCATCCGGAAGCATCTCGACGTGCTGGCGGCGCTGCCGCTCACGAGCGTCTCGGTCAACCTGCAGCCCGAGCACAAGGCGGTGCTGGAGGGCGATGACGAGATGCTGCTCGCCGGCTCCGGCGTGCTCGTGATGCGGGTCAACGACATCGGCCTGCGGCTGCGGCCGCGCAGCTTCTTCCAGACCAACACCGTCGTCGCCGCGGCGCTCTATCGGGAGGCCACCGCCTGGATCGACGAGGCCGCGCCCGCGAGCCTGCTCGACCTGTACTGCGGCGTCGGAGGCTTCGCGCTGCACGCCGCCCGCGCGGGTCGGCGCGTGCAGGGCGTGGAGGTCACAGCCGAGGCGATCGACGCGGCCCGCGAGACGGCGGCCGAGCTGGGCGTCGACGCGTCGTTCGCGGTCGGCGACGCGACCGGCGTGGATCTCGAGGGCGTAGGCGCGCCCGAGCTCGTGGTGGTGAACCCGCCCAGGCGCGGCATCGGCACGCTCGCCGCGCGCCTGGAGTCGAGCGCGGTCGACCGCGTCATCTACTCCAGCTGCAACCCCGTCACGCTCGCGAAGGACCTCGCGGCGATGCCCTCGCTGCGGCCGGTGCGGGGCCGGGTCTTCGACATGTTCCCGCACACCGAGCACGCGGAAGTGCTCGTGGAGCTCGCCCGCCGCTGA
- a CDS encoding sodium:solute symporter family protein, which yields MPPAQEVVQLGVIAVVVLLLVFYGGTLLMTLGIGRRKENADGYMTAGNRIGFGISAASMTATWIWASSMYASATAGYTYGVSGPIHYGLWGALMILFIYPFGKRIRAVAPRAHTLAEVMYARHGRSSQLMLAGSNVLGSLISLTSNFIAGGALIAMLSPLSFGTGILIVAGGVLLYTLWSGFRASVLTDFAQVVAMLGAAVIVIPVIFFAAGGPAMFEAGVANGTVTPQQQSFFSSDAFMNQGAPYIAAVLAYAIGNQTIAQRLFAVREDLIRPTFITATVGYGATVIGIGMLGVMALYLGIQPIDGDVNNLIPQLAGTYLPWILLAIAFLMIIGALSSTADSDLSALSSIVMTDIYGQSVGKERANPKTMLLVGRVTMIVATGAALFFATSQFNILDLLVFVGALWGCLVFPVIASFYWKKVTNLAFTASVIAALVVFIPVRFEWVSLTGILGLPLEILATIGIGVILGIMAFGFFGLRVGVGVGVLAVVAAAPFTLFFLRDYTVLSASLLAYAVSFLVCSLLSFRSSQRFDFATIADVTGDFDPETASADVEGRERAHPSDAEADAEADADRDRDAAPARD from the coding sequence ATGCCGCCCGCCCAAGAAGTCGTCCAGCTCGGAGTGATCGCCGTCGTCGTGCTGCTGCTGGTGTTCTACGGCGGCACGCTGCTGATGACGCTCGGCATCGGCCGCCGAAAGGAGAACGCCGACGGCTACATGACCGCCGGCAACCGCATCGGCTTCGGCATCTCGGCCGCGTCCATGACGGCGACCTGGATCTGGGCGTCATCGATGTATGCGTCCGCCACCGCCGGCTACACCTACGGCGTCTCCGGCCCCATCCACTACGGGCTCTGGGGCGCGCTGATGATCCTCTTCATCTACCCCTTCGGCAAGCGCATCCGCGCCGTCGCCCCTCGTGCCCACACGCTCGCCGAGGTCATGTACGCCCGCCACGGCCGCTCCTCGCAGCTCATGCTGGCCGGCTCGAACGTGCTCGGCTCGCTCATCTCGCTCACCTCGAACTTCATCGCCGGCGGTGCGCTCATCGCCATGCTGTCGCCGCTCAGCTTCGGCACCGGCATCCTGATCGTCGCGGGCGGCGTGCTGCTCTACACGCTGTGGTCGGGCTTCCGGGCATCCGTGCTGACCGACTTCGCGCAGGTCGTCGCGATGCTCGGTGCCGCAGTCATCGTCATCCCCGTCATCTTCTTCGCCGCCGGCGGCCCTGCCATGTTCGAGGCCGGCGTCGCGAACGGCACCGTGACGCCGCAGCAGCAGAGCTTCTTCTCGTCGGATGCGTTCATGAACCAGGGCGCGCCCTACATCGCCGCGGTGCTCGCCTACGCGATCGGCAACCAGACGATCGCGCAGCGCCTGTTCGCCGTGCGGGAGGACCTCATCCGGCCGACGTTCATCACCGCGACGGTCGGCTACGGCGCCACCGTCATCGGCATCGGCATGCTCGGCGTCATGGCGCTCTATCTCGGCATCCAGCCGATCGACGGCGATGTCAACAACCTGATCCCGCAGCTGGCGGGCACGTACCTGCCGTGGATCCTGCTGGCGATCGCGTTCCTCATGATCATCGGGGCGCTGTCGTCGACGGCCGACTCCGATCTCTCGGCGCTGTCGTCGATCGTGATGACCGACATCTACGGGCAGTCGGTCGGCAAGGAGCGCGCCAACCCGAAGACGATGCTGCTCGTGGGCCGCGTGACGATGATCGTCGCCACCGGCGCCGCGCTGTTCTTCGCCACCAGCCAGTTCAACATCCTCGACCTGCTGGTGTTCGTCGGCGCGCTGTGGGGCTGCCTGGTGTTCCCGGTGATCGCGTCGTTCTACTGGAAGAAGGTCACGAACCTCGCCTTCACCGCGTCGGTCATCGCCGCGCTCGTGGTGTTCATCCCGGTGCGCTTCGAGTGGGTGTCGCTCACCGGCATCCTCGGGCTGCCGCTCGAGATCCTCGCGACGATCGGCATCGGCGTGATCCTCGGCATCATGGCCTTCGGCTTCTTCGGGCTGCGCGTCGGGGTGGGCGTCGGCGTGCTGGCGGTGGTGGCCGCGGCACCGTTCACGCTGTTCTTCCTGCGCGACTACACGGTGCTGTCGGCGTCGCTGCTCGCGTACGCGGTGTCGTTCCTGGTGTGCTCGCTGCTGTCGTTCCGCTCGAGTCAGCGCTTCGACTTCGCCACCATCGCCGACGTCACGGGCGACTTCGACCCCGAGACGGCGTCCGCGGATGTCGAGGGCCGCGAGCGCGCTCATCCGTCCGATGCCGAGGCGGATGCCGAGGCGGACGCCGACCGCGACCGCGACGCCGCACCCGCACGCGACTGA
- a CDS encoding putative transporter small subunit, whose amino-acid sequence MTVAMTIYVLLWPVIVAGVLFVIARSFLQELLRAKKAGRRII is encoded by the coding sequence ATGACCGTTGCAATGACCATCTACGTGCTGCTCTGGCCCGTCATCGTCGCCGGGGTGCTGTTCGTCATCGCCCGCAGCTTCCTGCAGGAGCTGCTCCGCGCCAAGAAGGCGGGCCGCCGCATCATCTGA
- a CDS encoding APC family permease, whose translation MTVLERRIGVPGAIAIGLGAMIGAGLFFVWAPAAAIAGPWLPAAIAIAAGIAVLNALSTAQLAMEHPVSGGAYAFGRAEVGERVGFTAGWMFLTGKTASAAAIAAIAGRHLLPEHAAWVGAGAIVVLAALNMLGVRVTAWVSSGIVALVLIAVLVALGWAATGGAATLTPVVPAPTVAEAPVPVLTAAGLLFFAFAGYARMATLGEEVRDPRRTLPIAIVLGLGLVLALYAAVGWATSARLGDQLPASATPLADLVAEPGLHALVLGAGALACLGSLMGILAGLSRTGLAMARERDLPGPLSLIAARTRTPVIAEAATAVAAIVAVLLLPAGTLVAFSSTCVLTYYAIAHVSAIRMRSARRAHMRASGTAGSGAVRLWLPAWVPWLGMVACLGVVLTLPWPGVLGAAAWLALGLTGRALLRRRRPR comes from the coding sequence ATGACTGTGCTCGAGCGACGCATCGGGGTGCCCGGTGCGATCGCGATCGGGCTCGGCGCGATGATCGGCGCCGGCCTGTTCTTCGTCTGGGCGCCGGCCGCCGCCATCGCCGGCCCATGGCTGCCGGCGGCGATCGCGATCGCGGCCGGCATCGCGGTGCTCAACGCGCTCTCGACCGCGCAGCTGGCGATGGAGCATCCCGTCTCGGGCGGCGCGTACGCGTTCGGGCGCGCCGAGGTGGGGGAGCGTGTCGGCTTCACGGCCGGGTGGATGTTCCTCACCGGCAAGACCGCCTCGGCGGCCGCGATCGCCGCGATCGCGGGCAGGCACCTGCTGCCGGAGCACGCCGCCTGGGTCGGCGCGGGCGCCATCGTGGTGCTCGCGGCCCTCAACATGCTCGGCGTGCGCGTGACCGCGTGGGTGTCGAGCGGGATCGTCGCGCTCGTGCTGATCGCCGTCCTCGTCGCGCTCGGCTGGGCCGCGACAGGCGGCGCCGCCACGCTCACGCCCGTGGTGCCGGCGCCGACGGTCGCCGAGGCGCCGGTGCCGGTGCTGACGGCCGCCGGGCTGCTGTTCTTCGCGTTCGCCGGCTACGCCCGGATGGCGACGCTCGGCGAGGAGGTGCGCGACCCCCGCCGCACGCTGCCGATCGCCATCGTGCTCGGGCTCGGCCTCGTGCTGGCGCTCTACGCTGCCGTCGGCTGGGCGACATCCGCGCGGCTCGGCGACCAGCTGCCTGCCTCGGCCACCCCGCTGGCGGATCTCGTCGCGGAGCCGGGCCTGCACGCGCTGGTGCTCGGCGCGGGAGCGCTGGCGTGCCTCGGCTCGCTCATGGGCATCCTCGCGGGTCTCAGCCGCACGGGTCTCGCGATGGCGCGCGAGCGCGACCTGCCCGGACCTCTGTCGCTGATCGCGGCCCGCACCCGCACGCCCGTGATCGCCGAGGCTGCGACCGCGGTCGCCGCGATCGTCGCGGTGCTGCTGCTGCCCGCAGGCACCCTCGTCGCATTCTCCTCGACGTGCGTGCTCACCTACTACGCCATCGCGCATGTCTCGGCGATCCGGATGCGCTCCGCGAGGCGGGCGCACATGCGCGCCTCGGGCACGGCCGGCTCGGGCGCGGTGCGGCTGTGGCTCCCCGCCTGGGTGCCCTGGCTCGGCATGGTCGCCTGCCTGGGGGTCGTGCTGACGCTCCCGTGGCCGGGCGTGCTGGGTGCCGCCGCGTGGCTCGCGCTGGGGCTGACGGGGCGAGCGCTGCTGCGCCGCCGCCGACCGCGATGA
- a CDS encoding mechanosensitive ion channel domain-containing protein, protein MPDVVQILIMLGIAVGIAVVAAVVASLVLQASTIAVVRDRERRSEVRQQLRWPAAVLAFVVALGLAASANGLVASLGDGGRVASHALLIVVIAVAAWLAVRLLRVAGDAVIVRFASAHGDRRARKVRTQVEVLRRVLVAVVIVIAVGITLFTFEAARVAGTSLLASAGLASLVAGLAAQSVLGNVFAGIQLVASDAIRVDDVVVVEGEWGTIEEITLTYVVVRIWDDRRLVLPSTHFTTMPFENWTRTSSEVMGAVELDVDWRVPIGEMRAELARILEGAEAWDGKVQVLQVFDAVGGFVRLRVLISAADGLQLADLRYLVRERLVGWLREQHPHALPRQRVELQEAPARTVAEDTSTAPRGLFTGDAGAEARREAMLHAGDAVDEPAEYAPLPAVEQAPALEHELRR, encoded by the coding sequence TTGCCTGACGTCGTCCAGATCCTGATCATGCTCGGCATCGCGGTGGGCATCGCCGTGGTCGCCGCCGTGGTCGCGAGCCTCGTGCTGCAGGCCTCGACCATCGCCGTCGTCCGCGACCGTGAGCGGCGGTCGGAAGTGCGGCAACAGCTGCGCTGGCCGGCCGCGGTGCTCGCGTTCGTGGTCGCTCTCGGCCTCGCAGCATCCGCCAACGGCCTGGTCGCCTCGCTCGGCGATGGCGGTCGCGTCGCGTCGCACGCGCTGCTGATCGTGGTCATCGCGGTCGCGGCGTGGCTGGCTGTGCGGCTGCTGCGGGTCGCTGGCGATGCCGTGATCGTGCGCTTCGCCAGCGCTCACGGCGATCGGCGGGCGCGCAAAGTGCGCACGCAGGTCGAGGTCCTGCGCCGGGTGCTCGTCGCGGTGGTGATCGTCATCGCCGTCGGCATCACGCTGTTCACCTTCGAGGCCGCGCGGGTCGCAGGCACGAGCCTGCTCGCCTCCGCCGGACTGGCCTCGCTGGTCGCGGGCCTCGCCGCGCAGTCGGTGCTCGGGAACGTCTTCGCGGGCATCCAGCTGGTCGCTTCCGACGCCATCCGCGTCGACGACGTCGTCGTGGTCGAGGGCGAATGGGGCACGATCGAGGAGATCACGCTCACCTACGTGGTGGTGCGGATCTGGGATGACCGCCGCCTGGTGCTCCCGTCGACACACTTCACGACGATGCCGTTCGAGAACTGGACGCGCACCTCGAGCGAGGTGATGGGCGCGGTCGAGCTCGACGTCGACTGGCGGGTGCCGATCGGCGAGATGCGCGCAGAGCTCGCCCGCATCCTCGAGGGCGCCGAGGCGTGGGACGGCAAGGTGCAGGTGCTGCAGGTCTTCGATGCAGTCGGCGGCTTCGTGCGACTGCGCGTGCTGATCAGCGCAGCCGACGGCCTGCAGCTGGCCGACCTGCGCTACCTGGTGCGCGAGCGACTGGTCGGCTGGCTCCGGGAGCAGCACCCGCACGCGCTGCCGCGGCAGCGCGTCGAGCTGCAGGAGGCGCCCGCACGCACCGTCGCGGAGGACACCAGCACCGCACCACGCGGCCTGTTCACCGGCGACGCGGGCGCCGAGGCGCGCCGAGAGGCGATGCTCCACGCCGGCGACGCCGTCGATGAGCCCGCCGAGTACGCGCCGCTTCCCGCGGTCGAGCAGGCGCCAGCACTCGAGCACGAGCTGCGCCGCTGA